Proteins from a genomic interval of Rattus norvegicus strain BN/NHsdMcwi chromosome 2, GRCr8, whole genome shotgun sequence:
- the Hsd3b3 gene encoding 3 beta-hydroxysteroid dehydrogenase/Delta 5-->4-isomerase type 2 → MPGWSCLVTGAGGFVGQRIIRMLVQEKELQEVRALDKVFRPETKEEFSKLQTKAKVTMLEGDILDAQYLRRACQGISVVIHTASVMDFSRVLPRQTILDVNLKGTQNLLEAGIHASVPAFIYCSTVDVAGPNSYKKTILNGREEEHHESTWSNPYPYSKKMAEKAVLAANGSILKNGGTLHTCALRPMYIYGERGQFLSRIIIMALKNKGVLNVTGKFSIVNPVYVGNVAWAHILAARGLRDPKKSQNIQGQFYYISDDTPHQSYDDLNCTLSKEWGLRLDSSWSLPLPLLYWLAFLLETVSFLLRPFYNYRPPFNCHLVTLSNSKFTFSYKKAQRDLGYEPLVSWEEAKQKTSEWIGTLVEQHRETLDTKSQ, encoded by the exons ATGCCTGGATGGAGCTGCCTGGTGACAGGAGCAGGAGGGTTTGTGGGCCAGAGGATCATCCGGATGTTGGTGCAGGAGAAAGAACTGCAGGAGGTCAGGGCTCTGGACAAAGTCTTCAGACCAGAAACCAAGGAGGAATTCTCTA AGCTGCAGACAAAGGCCAAGGTGACAATGTTAGAAGGAGATATTCTGGATGCCCAGTACCTGAGGAGAGCGTGCCAGGGCATCTCTGTTGTCATCCACACGGCTTCTGTCATGGATTTCTCACGTGTCCTACCCAGGCAGACCATCCTAGATGTCAATCTGAAAG GTACCCAGAACCTATTGGAGGCCGGTATCCACGCTAGTGTGCCAGCCTTCATCTACTGCAGCACAGTTGACGTTGCAGGGCCCAACTCCTACAAGAAGACCATCCTGAATGGCCGTGAGGAAGAGCATCATGAAAGCACATGGTCAAATCCATACCCATACAGCAAAAAGATGGCCGAGAAGGCAGTGCTGGCAGCCAATGGGAGCATCCTGAAAAATGGTGGCACACTGCATACTTGTGCCTTAAGGCCCATGTACATTTATGGGGAGAGAGGTCAATTCCTTTCTAGAATAATAATTATGGCCCTCAAAAATAAGGGTGTTCTGAACGTTACTGGCAAATTCTCCATAGTCAATCCAGTGTATGTGGGCAATGTGGCCTGGGCACATATTCTGGCTGCCAGGGGCCTTCGAGACCCCAAGAAGTCACAAAATATCCAAGGACAGTTCTACTATATCTCAGATGACACCCCTCACCAAAGCTATGATGATTTAAATTGCACCCTGAGCAAGGAATGGGGCCTCCGCCTTGATTCCAGCTGGAGCCTTCCTCTGCCCCTGCTCTACTGGCTTGCCTTCCTGCTGGAAACTGTGAGCTTCCTGCTGCGTCCATTTTACAACTATAGGCCACCCTTTAACTGCCACTTGGTCACACTGTCAAATAGCAAGTTCACTTTCTCCTACAAGAAAGCTCAGAGAGATCTGGGCTATGAGCCACTTGTCAGCTGGGAGGAAGCCAAGCAGAAAACCTCGGAGTGGATCGGGACACTAGTGGAGCAGCACAGGGAGACACTGGACACAAAGTCTCAGTGA